The SAR324 cluster bacterium genome window below encodes:
- a CDS encoding AAA family ATPase, which yields MMIIPGYQIQEQLYEGENSMVFRAVTDVNSQPVILKFLKNEYPSPEEVAQFRHEYEILKKIQFPGIVKVYDLVKHQNSLVLVLDDLGGNSLHKRKSSFGSDIPGFLEMAIQSLNILENIHQHRVIHKDINPANLVFSNETGQVSFIDFGISTELSYEIQSIQHPNVLEGTLAYISPEQTGRMNCAIDHRTDLYSLGITFYEILSGQLPFDAEDAIGWVHCHIAHPPKPLKEANPAIPQALSDIIMKMISKSVEDRYRSARGVRNDMLQCQEELKLHGHIEPFAPGLKDMSGQFQIPQKLYGREKNVQELRDCFNLMLNEGTKMMLISGQSGVGKTALVQEILKKLTEQDGHYISGKFDQFKRNEPYSALAQAFKELIRQLLSESSNKLNVWKNGLLQALGTNAGIVIDLIPDLELILGEQPEVPVLGSIENQNRFQRVFQQFIRVFAQKEHPLVMFLDDLQWADSSTLILLKNLMSGMSDSYLLFIGAYRSNEVDPAHPFKMTMEEIVRGGQTFQELILEPLVVSDVNQLVSDTLRSSMDEVASLGYLVFKKTGGNPFFIGEFLKHLHRQKLLAFDPDTLKWNWDLSKIKEEQTTDNVVDLMIAKIERLPDETQAALKMAACIGPSFDLQTLAILCDRSLRKISIDLWSAVQEGLVMPLSGHHKLLISMEEADAVVLGEKYPLITDKFLHDRIQQAAHGLIEPEQQKTIHWRIGQFLLKHLSAERLEEQLFYVLSQLNAGREIRDEADSVPLAELNLQASRKARISAAYGPGTGHAEIGIECLGEQGWDRHYSLLLSLYSEAAENAYLNRQFDLMETFVQKIIACGKTVLDKVPAYESRIHGYIAQNRELKAVQTALIILRSLGVNLPSNPGKLHVALSLIKTKITLMGHKTADLANLPRMTQPEKLAASRILSSLMAPSYIALPDLMPITVFTNVQLVVKYGNNPYSYISLTAFGSITASALGNPSAGYEFGELALKLMEQNQEYQSRTQILFLISTFLQHWKESVGKSISMLEPVCQIGIEKGDFEFAALAAHNNCALSFLAGINLHEVLDKILRYNRILEQIRQVTPLHYNHMYQQVVLNLTSEVDVPQKIKGEVYDEAVMLPKHQDAHDNAAIFSLFLNKLILCFMFEQWDEGLNNANENLKYVEAAMGMVHVPIFYFYDALIHLAVAGNKPAKEQKKYLSRAGKDLKRLKKWNESAPMNQLQRCLLIEAEIARVRKEDLHAMTLYRQAIEAAKTNNYQQEAAIACELTARFYLARKEEEIARLFFRDALFLYRQWGADAKIKFFEKTYPAMVPKQVEQTTSGLQNARKTISAKTVPTTRNIGGSLDLMTVIKASQTISGEIVLEQLLEKLLLIIIENAGADRGLLLREKDGLIQIEASKDISQSITESASQRMVPESLIRYAMRTRENIVINDVTRNDKFFTDPYFVNSTAKSILCMPMLHKGELFQTLYLENRMTPGAFTEDRLEILNILSTQAAISIENAQLYANLGNSVRMEAELKTAAAVQHALLPLKIPVIPGMDIAGYFKSASETGGDWYGFMTQIENHLYVMIGDVTGHGSPAALVTAAASTACGVLEELAEGQAPDLPKVLFHLNRAIFRTGRTRYLMTFFIAAIELKTGVMRFANAGHNFPLCLDQQGKVKKLLNRNIRLGEMETLEFTESSQQLSQGDFLFFYTDGLTENMSPEREEWGEKRLRNFLRDHREEACQHILNGLETEMNAFNQGLPLEDDVTMVAVKITGDFPLTS from the coding sequence ATGATGATAATTCCAGGATATCAGATTCAGGAACAGTTGTATGAAGGCGAGAATTCCATGGTGTTCAGGGCAGTCACCGACGTGAACAGTCAGCCGGTTATTCTCAAGTTTCTTAAAAACGAATACCCGTCTCCTGAAGAAGTTGCCCAATTTCGTCATGAATATGAAATCCTGAAAAAAATCCAGTTTCCCGGCATTGTGAAGGTTTATGATCTGGTCAAACATCAGAACAGTCTCGTTCTGGTGCTGGACGATCTGGGGGGAAATTCATTGCATAAGCGGAAGTCCTCGTTTGGTTCTGACATTCCCGGTTTTCTGGAAATGGCGATCCAATCTCTCAATATTCTCGAAAACATCCATCAGCATCGGGTCATTCACAAAGATATCAATCCCGCCAATCTGGTATTTTCCAACGAAACCGGTCAAGTCAGTTTCATCGACTTTGGTATTTCCACGGAACTCTCTTATGAAATTCAATCCATCCAGCACCCTAATGTGCTTGAAGGTACACTGGCCTATATTTCACCGGAACAGACAGGCCGAATGAACTGCGCAATTGACCACCGGACAGATCTGTATTCACTTGGAATCACGTTTTATGAAATTCTTTCCGGTCAATTGCCCTTTGACGCGGAAGACGCGATCGGTTGGGTTCATTGCCACATCGCGCATCCACCCAAACCCTTGAAGGAGGCAAATCCGGCAATTCCCCAGGCGTTGTCCGATATCATCATGAAAATGATTTCAAAGAGTGTGGAAGACCGTTACCGCAGTGCCAGAGGTGTGCGTAATGACATGCTCCAATGTCAGGAAGAGTTGAAGCTCCATGGTCATATTGAACCATTTGCTCCGGGCCTCAAAGACATGAGTGGCCAGTTCCAGATTCCCCAGAAGCTTTATGGCCGCGAAAAAAATGTTCAGGAACTCAGAGACTGTTTCAATCTGATGCTGAATGAAGGCACGAAAATGATGCTGATTTCCGGGCAGTCCGGTGTTGGTAAAACCGCGCTGGTTCAGGAGATACTGAAAAAACTCACAGAACAGGACGGACATTACATTTCAGGGAAATTTGATCAATTCAAACGCAATGAACCCTATTCGGCTCTGGCTCAGGCCTTCAAAGAGTTAATCCGGCAATTGTTGTCTGAGTCTTCCAACAAATTGAATGTCTGGAAAAACGGGTTGCTTCAGGCTTTGGGAACTAACGCTGGAATTGTGATTGATCTGATTCCCGATCTGGAATTGATATTGGGCGAACAGCCAGAGGTTCCCGTGTTGGGCTCCATCGAAAATCAAAACCGGTTCCAACGGGTTTTTCAGCAGTTTATCAGGGTATTCGCACAAAAAGAGCATCCACTGGTGATGTTTCTCGATGATCTCCAATGGGCGGACTCCTCAACACTGATACTGCTGAAAAATCTGATGTCAGGCATGTCCGACAGTTATCTTCTGTTTATTGGCGCATATCGTAGCAATGAGGTCGATCCGGCCCATCCGTTTAAAATGACGATGGAAGAAATTGTACGTGGAGGTCAGACCTTTCAAGAACTCATCCTGGAACCTCTGGTGGTCAGTGATGTGAATCAGCTTGTTTCCGACACACTCCGCTCCAGCATGGATGAAGTCGCATCGCTGGGATATCTGGTGTTCAAGAAAACCGGGGGTAATCCATTTTTTATCGGAGAGTTTTTAAAACACCTGCACAGACAAAAACTATTGGCCTTTGATCCCGATACGTTGAAGTGGAATTGGGATTTATCGAAAATCAAGGAGGAACAGACCACTGATAACGTGGTGGATCTGATGATCGCAAAAATTGAAAGACTGCCTGATGAAACACAGGCGGCCCTGAAGATGGCGGCTTGTATCGGCCCTTCGTTTGATCTTCAGACGTTGGCGATTCTTTGTGACCGATCCTTGAGAAAAATTTCCATTGATCTATGGTCCGCTGTGCAGGAAGGGCTTGTCATGCCGTTGAGCGGTCATCACAAACTGCTGATTTCGATGGAAGAAGCTGACGCGGTTGTGTTGGGCGAAAAATATCCGCTAATCACAGATAAATTTCTGCATGACCGTATCCAGCAGGCCGCTCATGGACTGATTGAACCTGAACAACAAAAAACGATTCATTGGCGCATTGGCCAGTTCTTACTCAAACATCTGTCCGCTGAACGCCTGGAGGAACAATTATTTTATGTACTGTCACAATTGAACGCGGGTCGTGAGATCAGGGATGAAGCGGACTCGGTGCCCTTAGCGGAGTTGAATCTTCAGGCAAGTCGCAAGGCACGGATTTCTGCGGCCTACGGGCCAGGTACCGGACATGCGGAAATTGGTATTGAATGCCTTGGTGAGCAGGGCTGGGACAGGCATTATTCACTGCTGTTGTCGCTGTATTCGGAAGCGGCTGAAAACGCCTATCTGAATCGCCAGTTCGATCTGATGGAAACCTTTGTCCAAAAAATTATTGCTTGCGGGAAAACAGTGCTGGACAAGGTTCCCGCCTATGAATCGCGAATTCATGGGTATATCGCGCAAAACAGGGAGCTGAAAGCTGTTCAAACAGCATTGATCATTCTCCGGTCGCTGGGCGTAAATTTGCCCTCCAACCCGGGAAAACTCCATGTTGCTTTGAGTCTGATCAAAACGAAAATTACGTTGATGGGACATAAAACCGCGGATCTGGCAAATCTTCCACGGATGACACAACCTGAGAAACTGGCGGCCAGTCGCATCCTTTCCAGTCTCATGGCACCCTCATACATTGCGCTTCCGGATCTGATGCCGATTACGGTGTTCACCAATGTTCAGCTTGTCGTCAAATATGGAAATAATCCGTATTCCTATATTTCTCTTACCGCTTTCGGCAGTATCACAGCAAGCGCGCTGGGCAATCCTTCTGCGGGTTATGAGTTTGGTGAACTGGCACTTAAGCTTATGGAGCAGAATCAGGAATATCAGTCCAGGACACAAATCCTGTTTCTGATCAGCACATTCCTCCAACATTGGAAAGAGTCTGTGGGAAAATCAATTTCAATGCTGGAACCTGTCTGTCAGATCGGCATCGAAAAAGGCGACTTTGAATTTGCCGCTCTGGCGGCTCACAACAACTGCGCGCTCTCGTTTCTGGCAGGGATCAATCTGCATGAAGTGCTGGATAAAATATTGAGATACAACCGGATTCTGGAACAAATCCGTCAGGTGACGCCGTTGCATTACAATCACATGTATCAGCAGGTGGTGCTGAATCTGACCAGTGAGGTTGACGTACCGCAAAAGATCAAAGGTGAAGTTTATGATGAGGCGGTGATGCTTCCCAAACATCAGGACGCTCATGACAATGCCGCGATTTTTTCGCTGTTTCTGAATAAACTGATTCTGTGCTTTATGTTTGAACAATGGGATGAGGGCTTAAACAACGCCAATGAAAATCTGAAATATGTGGAAGCGGCCATGGGAATGGTGCATGTCCCGATTTTCTATTTTTATGATGCGTTGATCCATCTGGCAGTAGCTGGAAACAAACCTGCCAAGGAACAGAAAAAATATTTAAGTAGAGCCGGCAAAGATCTGAAACGGCTTAAAAAATGGAATGAATCCGCACCCATGAACCAGCTTCAGCGATGCCTGCTGATTGAAGCGGAAATCGCACGGGTCCGGAAAGAGGACCTCCACGCCATGACACTGTACCGTCAGGCCATCGAAGCGGCTAAAACGAATAATTATCAGCAGGAAGCGGCCATTGCCTGTGAGTTGACAGCCAGGTTTTATCTGGCACGGAAGGAAGAGGAGATTGCCCGACTTTTTTTCAGGGATGCCCTGTTTTTATATCGCCAATGGGGAGCCGACGCCAAAATTAAATTTTTTGAAAAAACGTATCCCGCGATGGTGCCAAAACAAGTTGAACAAACCACATCCGGTTTGCAGAATGCACGAAAAACCATTTCAGCCAAAACCGTTCCAACGACCAGAAATATTGGTGGAAGTCTTGATTTGATGACAGTGATCAAGGCTTCACAAACAATTTCCGGCGAAATCGTATTGGAACAACTTCTGGAGAAATTGCTACTCATTATTATTGAAAATGCCGGTGCGGATCGCGGACTATTGCTCAGGGAAAAGGATGGTTTGATCCAGATTGAAGCCAGCAAGGATATTAGCCAGAGCATCACGGAATCTGCTTCACAAAGAATGGTTCCGGAGTCACTCATTCGTTATGCGATGCGGACACGTGAAAACATTGTGATCAATGATGTCACCCGGAACGACAAATTCTTCACTGATCCCTATTTTGTCAACAGCACTGCCAAATCCATATTGTGCATGCCGATGCTGCATAAGGGGGAATTGTTCCAGACATTGTATCTGGAAAACAGGATGACTCCGGGTGCGTTTACTGAGGATCGCTTGGAAATTCTCAATATTTTATCGACTCAGGCCGCAATCTCCATCGAAAATGCCCAACTGTATGCCAACCTGGGAAACAGCGTCCGCATGGAAGCCGAACTCAAAACGGCCGCGGCGGTACAGCATGCCTTGTTGCCATTAAAAATTCCTGTAATTCCCGGAATGGATATTGCCGGTTATTTTAAGTCCGCCAGCGAAACCGGCGGGGACTGGTATGGTTTTATGACGCAGATTGAGAACCACCTGTATGTGATGATCGGCGATGTGACAGGTCACGGATCACCCGCCGCATTGGTCACAGCGGCGGCCAGCACGGCCTGTGGGGTGCTTGAGGAACTGGCTGAAGGGCAGGCTCCTGATTTACCCAAAGTGCTGTTTCATTTGAACCGGGCTATTTTCAGGACAGGACGCACACGCTATCTCATGACTTTTTTTATTGCGGCCATTGAGCTGAAAACAGGGGTCATGCGTTTTGCCAATGCCGGACACAACTTTCCGCTCTGTCTGGATCAGCAGGGAAAAGTGAAAAAACTCCTGAACCGGAACATTCGTCTGGGTGAAATGGAAACTCTTGAATTTACAGAGAGTTCACAGCAGTTGAGTCAGGGCGATTTCTTGTTTTTTTATACAGACGGTCTCACAGAAAACATGAGTCCTGAACGTGAGGAATGGGGCGAAAAGCGTTTGCGCAACTTTCTGAGAGACCACCGCGAAGAGGCGTGTCAGCACATACTGAACGGACTTGAAACAGAAATGAATGCGTTCAATCAGGGGTTGCCACTTGAAGATGATGTGACCATGGTCGCGGTCAAAATTACAGGAGATTTTCCTCTTACTTCATGA
- a CDS encoding PEGA domain-containing protein, with amino-acid sequence MASIMIRRLIGGLLCIVFSLTGFATQLLANPPKASSEAQQSFEQALSEVTAHFINILRNQQDQSMVISVKNHQNNDHDKDAKWIETELYFAFEQKLSNVELLLLSEAIAGISSQAIHVNTTYEIQDNHVILRIRALKDQMSGAVLTQQEILFNLPDKHRKTLVAVMDMESEVLNESQRKAYSNLFRSSLARHPQFHQISAIEMAKVDVNAIKQKTNCREEACNGYIGEKLGVNRMVTVQFLKVDEGVFFITAKLSNIQDGALLVSQTVEFNGDTKTIQTVLDLLADKLLGEETSSLFVAEKTLGNGKVFIKSSPSGADIILDGEELHLKTDTLIPSVSEGRHVLTLQKDGRAISQSFEVKADEITRLNMTLERRSHDQGRGGPGGGRGGPGGGGRDRGRDRGR; translated from the coding sequence ATGGCAAGCATCATGATCAGGCGATTAATCGGTGGATTACTTTGTATTGTATTTTCCCTTACGGGTTTTGCCACACAACTTCTGGCGAATCCTCCCAAGGCTTCCTCTGAGGCACAACAATCTTTCGAACAGGCACTGTCTGAAGTAACCGCGCATTTCATCAATATTCTGCGCAACCAGCAGGATCAATCCATGGTCATCAGTGTCAAAAATCATCAGAACAACGATCATGACAAGGATGCGAAATGGATTGAAACAGAACTGTATTTTGCGTTTGAACAGAAATTGTCCAATGTGGAATTACTGTTGTTGTCAGAAGCGATCGCTGGTATTTCATCTCAAGCCATTCATGTGAATACGACATATGAAATTCAGGACAACCATGTGATTTTAAGAATCCGGGCCTTGAAAGATCAAATGAGTGGTGCCGTGCTGACGCAGCAGGAAATATTATTCAATCTGCCGGACAAACACAGAAAAACGCTGGTGGCCGTCATGGATATGGAATCTGAGGTGTTGAATGAATCACAGCGAAAGGCTTACAGCAACCTGTTTCGTTCCTCTCTCGCCAGGCATCCCCAGTTTCATCAGATCAGTGCGATTGAAATGGCGAAAGTGGACGTGAATGCCATCAAACAAAAAACCAACTGTCGTGAAGAAGCGTGCAACGGCTATATCGGCGAAAAGCTTGGCGTCAATCGTATGGTGACAGTTCAATTTCTCAAGGTTGATGAAGGGGTGTTTTTTATTACCGCAAAATTGAGCAACATTCAGGATGGTGCCTTGCTGGTGTCGCAAACCGTGGAATTCAATGGTGATACCAAAACCATCCAAACCGTCCTGGATCTACTGGCCGATAAACTGTTGGGAGAGGAGACCTCCAGCCTGTTTGTTGCTGAAAAAACACTGGGGAATGGCAAGGTCTTTATCAAATCATCGCCCTCGGGTGCGGACATTATTCTGGATGGCGAAGAACTGCATTTGAAGACGGATACGTTGATTCCTTCCGTTTCGGAAGGACGACATGTCCTTACGCTTCAGAAAGACGGACGAGCGATCAGTCAATCCTTTGAAGTCAAGGCGGACGAGATCACACGCCTGAATATGACGCTGGAACGCCGATCACATGATCAGGGTCGGGGTGGGCCTGGTGGCGGTCGGGGTGGACCTGGTGGCGGTGGCAGAGATCGGGGAAGAGACCGGGGGAGATAG